One window of the Podospora pseudocomata strain CBS 415.72m chromosome 7, whole genome shotgun sequence genome contains the following:
- a CDS encoding hypothetical protein (COG:U; EggNog:ENOG503P082), whose protein sequence is MITTSTAAPSPSPLLSETFSLLSLLLISITVLLILRHYLPLRTTPAYLLLPVFFALFLPASIGLLVPIDLASPLDSSSSSPIPKGIWLPPAALRVGWRITYWLTFALTWFILPILAEYSDSGFREPKAKVLDSLRANAQYYAVVFGSGLMGFVYVLWSYGKFDASLKGTIMALAYCWGLVLAIYLMGHGLVSIPRRLFRSADVSGRLRRLQCHAPRIYEKMEDAEMELEDLELQVGELGRRKGGSAELFRDWIEELVDMVSLEAQMTPSNARRAVRGTGNERGLPNVITEKWLAELTRDLVRARHARSRYGSEWNRLLEEVVRTQAILDSAGSKRLDFGKGTRTVGSTSLWERASLFTPYTRYLFHYHVAPYLRMALGGGLGLASVCIVWSELVKDLFPSLSVIRYTVIHHDPLGESGGQVGLAGQAIAAFWLLYMCAAALISITEVKVWRGRALVKRNTAPESAFWYASQVARLSVPLSYNFMTFLGSALYKDTVFYGFLGKLIDLTPLGEWFNYLFPAFILLPVFATLFGLYGKVQTMFGFGAAFGMGGEDEDDGEGEEERFYGTGSWREGRDLIERELNGTSASVRNNRRAELGSSTNGGGGRRGGPILSIPRSSTGSSARAPTTPFATSPTSGGGGNRHQANTSARRVGRDRGQVTLSNDGDDENFFEALGHRMKNTIDTFDTPDWFKGFGEGIKKPKWMGGDDNGGGSGKGGGDIRRWFGGGGDGSSSSGGGQGRIRL, encoded by the coding sequence aTGATCACGACCTCGACAgcagccccctccccctcccccctcctctccgaaaccttctccctcctctccctcctcctcatctccattacagtcctcctcatcctccgccattacctccccctccgcacAACCCCCgcctacctcctcctccccgtcttcttcgccctcttcctccccgcctccatcggcctcctcgtcccaatcgacctcgcctcccccctcgactcatcatcctcctcccccatcccaaaagGAATCTGGCTCCCACCCGCCGCCCTCCGCGTAGGCTGGCGAATCACCTACTGGCTCACCTTTGCGCTCACGTGgttcatcctccccatcctggCCGAGTACTCCGACTCTGGCTTCCGCGAACCGAAAGCCAAGGTCCTCGACTCCCTCCGCGCAAACGCGCAGTACTATGCCGTCGTCTTTGGATCAGGGCTGATGGGGTTTGTCTATGTCCTCTGGTCCTACGGGAAGTTCGACGCCAGTCTCAAGGGCACGATCATGGCGCTGGCGTACTGCTGGGGTTTGGTTCTTGCCATCTACCTCATGGGTCACGGGTTGGTGTCGATACCGAGGCGGCTGTTTAGGTCGGCCGATGTGAgcgggaggttgaggaggctgcagTGCCACGCGCCGAGGATATacgagaagatggaggatgcggagATGGAGCTTGAGGATTTGGAACTGCAGGTTGGGGAGTTGGGACGGCGTAAAGGGGGGAGCGCGGAGTTGTTTAGGGATTGGattgaggagttggttgaTATGGTCAGTCTGGAGGCGCAGATGACTCCGAGCAATGCCAGACGGGCGGTTAGGGGGACGGGGAATGAGAGGGGGCTGCCGAATGTGATTACGGAGAAGTGGCTGGCGGAGCTGACGAGGGATTTGGTCAGGGCGAGGCATGCGAGGTCGAGGTATGGGAGTGAGTGGAATaggctgttggaggaggtggtgaggacgcAGGCGATTTTGGACTCGGCGGGGAGCAAGAGGTTGGAttttgggaaggggacgagAACGGTGGGGTCGACGAGCTtgtgggagagggcgagCTTGTTTACTCCTTACACCAGATACCTGTTTCATTATCATGTTGCGCCGTACTTGAGGATGGCGctgggtgggggtttggggttggcgtCTGTTTGCATTGTTTGGTCTGAGTTGGTCAAGGATTTGTTTCCGAGTCTGTCGGTGATTCGGTATACGGTTATTCATCACGATCCTCTGGGAGAGAGCGGAGGACAGGTTGGGTTGGCGGGGCAGGCGATCGCGGCGTTTTGGCTGCTGTACATGTGTGCCGCGGCGTTGATTTCGATTACGGAGGTCAAGgtctggagggggagggcgttgGTCAAGAGGAACACGGCGCCGGAGAGCGCGTTCTGGTATGCCAGCCaggtggcgaggttgagcGTGCCGTTGAGTTACAACTTTATGACGTTTTTGGGGAGCGCGCTCTACAAGGACACGGTGTTTTATGGGTTTTTGGGCAAGCTGATTGATTTGACGCCGCTGGGGGAGTGGTTTAACTATCTGTTCCCGGCGTTTATTCTGTTGCCTGTTTTTGCGACCTTGTTTGGGCTGTACGGCAAAGTGCAGACCatgtttgggtttggggctGCGTTTGGcatgggtggggaggatgaagatgatggagaaggggaggaggagaggttttATGGTACGGGCTCttggagggaagggagggatcTGATTGAGAGGGAGCTGAATGGGACTTCGGCGTCGGTGAGGAACAACAGGAGGGCAGAGCTGGGCTCATCGAcgaatggtggtggcggcaggAGGGGTGGGCCAATTTTGTCGATCCCGAGGTCGTCGACTGGTAGCTCGGCGAGGGCGCCGACTACGCCTTTTGCTACCTCTCCTACttcgggaggtggtgggaataGACATCAGGCCAATACTTCTGCTCGCCGGGTAGGAAGGGACAGGGGGCAGGTGACGCTGAGCAATGACGGAGATGACGAAAACTTCTTCGAGGCGCTGGGGCATAGGATGAAGAACACGATTGACACGTTTGACACACCCGATTGGTTcaaggggtttggggaggggatcaAGAAACCAAAGTGGATGGGTGGGGATGATAACGGGGGCGGTAGTGGcaagggtggaggagatatcaggaggtggtttggtggcggtggtgatgggagtagcagcagcggtggtgggcagGGGAGGATTAGACTGTGA
- a CDS encoding hypothetical protein (COG:S; EggNog:ENOG503NWJ9) translates to MASQINAAGVASTPPHVCSHCKKSFARHCDLNKHAKSHSRPYKCLYTNCKYHEHGWPTAKELERHVNDKHSPSPRTFACLYQPCPYRSKRESNCKQHMEKAHKWKYVRSKSNGKRLPTTGQSDIVYRLKTDEATLGVRNFGPSPISPQPPLIPPRGQDFVLYDDDQQEDAFGEEDDEAYSGFQDPEGFQSYLPWNSPNTRVRQAESVIDSCNDTLERPLGSEFYGSGLLDPRLSSYQTPPGSESHRTPDTPCLDIAAAIKVESPTVTMDFFSPPKRKYEAVDGSSQESKPTTNATRGASNPRAHRATSGPAKSTLNRRDSFDEDGHRPTKKARQMPVEDFSDTSMPDIFRFAHPTIYDRDQKETYSPCHTVHRDISTLVRHLSRPAHRFKVTDRFISSFDQDENFRHPRVGVCRWCWLTFTDRSEFEDHVLNPCEKVSKGKREKWRVLLNSFTPLVDLPVHTQSTFDVVRESEEDGWDRLSRGLEQSPEVDGSTCAPETSPALVYPTTHGEFVSMTEHQRLLKEHQALQEKHRQLLGQVTQAMYAQQVCDNARTQSLDARDNMLLAAMSREAHKGSALAHQQRKLSDRDNLVQHMDSQSTDVDVQGFLEEVESAHKGLSRQDSGLSTTSRSTIHHVPPSPPVKSLDYVDDDQQNAAHGSGSQNARKQPTSHADSGYATEGRRGSLAELGLSTVAGVATSAMIHHPHHSMTTATTTDDTFMKDMFMSTGHDEEQHSQEQTQHHLLDTSLTDPFLDYGFPSASQLEADLEFGFPI, encoded by the exons ATGGCCTCCCAGATTAACGCCGCCGGCGTCgcctcgacaccaccacatgtCTGCTCCCACTGCAAAAAGTCCTTCGCCCGCCACTGTGATCTCAACAAGCACGCAAAGTCTCACAGCAGACCATACAAGTGCCTGTACACAAACTGCAAGTATCACGAGCACGGCTGGCCAACCGCCAAGGAGCTGGAACGACATGTCAATGACAAGCACTCGCCATCTCCGAGAACCTTTGCGTGCCTGTACCAGCCATGCCCATACCGGTCAAAACGGGAATCGAACTGCAAACAACACATGGAGAAAGCCCACAAGTGGAAGTATGTGAGGAGCAAGTCAAACGGCAAGCGACTACCGACCACAGGCCAGTCCGATATCGTCTACCGTCTGAAGACCGATGAAGCCACTCTTGGGGTCCGGAACTTTGGCCCAAGTCCCATCTCACCGCAGCCGCCATTAATACCACCACGTGGCCAGGATTTCGTTCTTTACGACGACGACCAGCAAGAAGATGcctttggcgaggaggacgacgaggctTATTCTGGGTTCCAGGACCCGGAAGGATTCCAGTCTTACCTCCCATGGAACTCCCCAAATACTCGCGTCCGGCAAGCCGAGTCCGTGATCGATTCCTGCAACGATACTCTCGAGAGGCCGCTGGGCTCAGAGTTCTACGGCAGCGGACTTCTGGATCCAAGACTTTCATCTTATCAAACGCCTCCAGGCTCGGAGTCTCATCGCACCCCTGATACGCCCTGCCTTGATATTGCGGCTGCGATCAAAGTCGAGTCTCCAACCGTGACAATGGACTTCTTTTCGCCACCAAAACGGAAATATGAGGCTGTCGATGGGTCATCACAAGAGTCAAAGCCTACCACCAACGCAACCCGTGGAGCTTCAAATCCCAGAGCGCACCGCGCAACTTCCGGTCCAGCCAAGAGCACTCTCAACCGCAGAGACAGCTTCGATGAAGACGGCCACCGCCCCACTAAGAAGGCAAGGCAAATGCCCGTGGAGGATTTCAGCGACACGAGCATGCCGGATATCTTTCGATTTGCCCACCCGACTATCTA TGACAGAGACCAGAAGGAGACGTATTCCCCATGCCACACAGTTCACAGGGATATTTCCACTCTGGT ACGACATCTGAGCAGGCCGGCGCATCGTTTCAAGGTCACCGATCGGTTCATTTCATCCTTTGATCAAGACGAGAACTTTCGTCATCCGAGAGTTGGTGTTTGCCGTTGGTGCTGGTTGACATTTACGGACCGATCCGAATTCGAGGACCATGTCTTAAATCCGTGCGAAAAGGTCTCTAAAGGGAAGCGAGAGAAGTGGAGGGTTCTTTTGAACAGCTTCACTCCCCTGGTTGATCTGCCGGTCCATACACAGTCAACTTTCGACGTGGTTCGGGAaagcgaggaggatggttgGGATCGGCTGTCGAGAGGGCTGGAACAGTCGCCAGAGGTTGATGGTAGCACTTGTGCTCCGGAGACATCTCCGGCTTTGGTCTACCCAACCACTCATGGAGAATTTGTCTCCATGACGGAACACCAAAGGCTCCTAAAGGAGCATCAAGCACTCCAGGAGAAGCATCGTCAACTACTTGGCCAGGTCACACAGGCCATGTACGCCCAGCAGGTCTGCGACAACGCCAGGACCCAGTCTCTTGATGCTCGGGACAACATGCTCCTCGCAGCCATGTCGCGAGAGGCTCACAAGGGGTCGGCCCTGGCTCATCAGCAACGCAAACTTTCGGACCGGGACAATCTCGTGCAGCACATGGACTCTCAATCCACGGATGTTGACGTCCAGGGCTTTCTGGAAGAAGTCGAGAGCGCCCACAAGGGCCTGTCGAGGCAAGATTCTGGCTTGAGCACCACATCCCGCTCGACCATTCACCACGTCCCGCCAAGCCCACCGGTCAAGTCACTCGACTATGTTGATGACGACCAGCAAAATGCGGCTCATGGCTCCGGCAGCCAAAACGCCAGGAAGCAGCCTACGTCTCATGCCGACTCGGGCTACGCAACAGAAGGCAGACGCGGCAGCCTCGCCGAGCTGGGCCTGTCTACCGTTGCGGGGGTGGCCACGTCAGCAATGattcatcaccctcaccactcCATGACGACGGCAACGACGACTGATGATACGTTTATGAAGGATATGTTTATGAGCACCGGTCATGATGAGGAGCAGCATTCGCAAGAGCAGACTCagcatcatcttcttgataCTAGCTTGACGGACCCTTTTCTTGACTATGGATTTCCGTCGGCGAGCCAGTTAGAGGCTGATTTGGAGTTTGGTTTTCCTATCTAA
- the ALD2 gene encoding mitochondrial aldehyde dehydrogenase (COG:E; EggNog:ENOG503NW4N) has product MAVFSSPRVLCAPSRTPPLLSLSLRSYKPTTLRPRYFSLSTHLRTKMEVELTAPNGRKWTQPLGLFINNEFVKSSNEQKLASINPTTEEEICSVYAATSDDIDTAVAAARKAFKDPSWKSLSGTERGALMLKLADLVSQHAETLATIECLDNGKPYTTALAENVPEVVNVFRYYGGYADKNFGQVIDVGPAKFAYTVKEPLGVCGQIIPWNYPLDMAAWKLGPALCCGNTVVLKLAEQTPLSMLYLAKLIKEAGFPPGVVNIINGHGREAGAALVQHPQVDKIAFTGSTATGKEIMKMASATMKNITLETGGKSPLIVFEDADLDLAATWSHIGIMSNQGQICTATSRILVHEGIYDKFTEAFRAKIQEISVLGDPFEETTFQGPQVTKQQYERVLSYIDIGKEEGATVFLGGEAAPQRGKGFFIAPTVFTNVKPTMRIYREEIFGPCVAIASFKTEEEAVEMANDSTYGLGSAIFTRDLNRAHRVAREIEAGMVWINSSNDSDFRIPFGGVKQSGIGRELGEAGLAPYCNVKAIHVNMAA; this is encoded by the exons ATGGCAGTGTTCTCATCGCCGAGGGTGCTGTGTGCCCCTTCCCGGACACCACCACTGTTGTCTCTCTCTTTGAGAAGCTACAAGCCCACCACTTTGAGACCACGATACTTTTCCTTGTCTACACATCTCAGAAccaagatggaggtggaACTCACAGCTCCCAACGGCAGGAAGTGGACTCAGCCATTGGgtctcttcatcaacaatGAGTTTGTTAAGAGCAGCAATGAGCAGAAGCTTGcttccatcaaccccac aaccgaggaggagatctGCTCCGTCTACGCTGCCACATCTGATGACATCGACACAGCCGTAGCAGCAGCCCGCAAGGCCTTCAAGGACCCCTCATGGAAGTCTCTCAGCGGCACCGAGCGCGGTGCCCTCATGCTCAAGCTCGCCGACCTAGTCTCCCAACACGCCGAGACCCTCGCCACCATTGAGTGCCTCGACAACGGCAAACCATACACCACAGCCCTCGCCGAGAACGTCCCCGAAGTCGTCAATGTATTCCGATACTACGGCGGCTACGCCGACAAGAACTTTGGCCAAGTCATCGACGTCGGCCCCGCCAAATTCGCCTACACCGTCAAGGAGCCCTTGGGTGTATGCGGCCAAATCATCCCCTGGAACTACCCCCTCGACATGGCCGCCTGGAAGCTCGGCCCAGCCCTCTGCTGCGGCAACACCGTCGTCCTGAAGCTCGCCGAgcaaacccccctctccatgCTCTACCTCGCCAAGCTCATCAAAGAAGCCGGCTTCCCTCCCGGCGtggtcaacatcatcaacggcCACGGCCGCGAAGCCGGCGCCGCTCTCGTCCAACACCCCCAGGTCGACAAGATCGCTTTCACGGGCAGCACCGCCACAGGCAAGGAGATCATGAAGATGGCCTCGGCCACCATGAAGAACATCACGCTCGAGACGGGCGGCAAGTCCCCTCTCATCGTCTTTGAGGACGCCGACCTCGACCTTGCCGCGACGTGGTCCCACATCGGCATCATGAGCAACCAAGGCCAGATCTGCACCGCCACGTCCCGCATCCTCGTCCACGAGGGCATCTATGACAAGTTCACCGAGGCGTTCAGGGCCAAGATTCAAGAAATTTCGGTGCTGGGCGACCCCTTTGAGGAAACTACCTTTCAAGGACCCCAAGTCACGAAACAGCAATACGAGCGCGTCTTGTCATACATCGACAttggcaaagaagaaggtgcCACCGTTTTCCTCGGCGGTGAAGCTGCCCCTCAAAGGGGCAAGGGGTTCTTTATTGCTCCTACGGTGTTCACCAATGTGAAGCCGACGATGAGGATCTACCGCGAGGAGATCTTTGGTCCTTGCGTGGCGATTGCTTCGTtcaagacggaggaggaggcggttgagATGGCTAATGATAGCACTTATGGGCTTGGGTCGGCGATTTTCACGAGGGACTTGAACAGGGCGCACagggtggcgagggagatcGAGGCGGGGATGGTGTGGATTAATAGCAGTAATGATTCTGACTTTAGGATCCCGTTTGGGGGGGTGAAGCAGagtgggattgggagggagctgggggaggcggggttGGCGCCGTATTGTAATGTGAAGGCTATTCATGTGAATATGGCGGCGTAG
- a CDS encoding hypothetical protein (CAZy:GT109; EggNog:ENOG503P1ZY), whose product MNLTIPRLNLLFLLVWLLLLFISYLNSYDDPSSIFYSETASYTPRHSKLLSHQADLYLANPPPRPPPPSDENDNKFLCIGIPSINRTTQSFLKHTIGTLLLPLSPAQRSSVHLVVLLADRPAAKHSAYGEGWLEKVVDEVLIYDDPPPSEGGVYKKVPFELVDGRERGKTRVENMRLDHSLLVETCMNQGSEYFALVEDDVVASGDWLTRLNKGLGFLEGRKGEEEWLYLRLFHSELLMGWNSEEWRTYLGWSCTVYAIVLVSFLVLRSKRWLCFGRLGRQNADVFRYATAMVFGLWLPALIALWFLSGRVSTSRINPFAWTSHGVREMMNYGCCAQGLVFPRRQLPGVFKLMRYPPYRFPGDMILEGYAGDHGLRKWALDPSVLQHVGFTESSAGPRRAEVWNFSFERLTPKTTGWGWGG is encoded by the coding sequence ATGAACCTCACGATCCCCCGCCtaaacctcctcttcctcctcgtctggctcctcctccttttcatctCGTACCTCAACTCCTAcgacgacccctcctccatcttttATTCCGAAACCGCATCCTACACCCCTCGGCACAGCAAACTCCTCTCTCACCAAGCCGATTTATACCTCGCCAACCCGCCCCCtagacctcctcccccctccgaCGAAAACGACAACAAATTCCTCTGCATCGGCATCCCCTCCATAAACCGCACCACCCAGTCCTTCCTCAAGCACACAAtcggcaccctcctcctccccctctcccccgcccaGCGTTCGTCGGTCCACTTGGTTGTCTTGCTAGCCGACCGTCCAGCGGCAAAACACAGCGCGtatggggaggggtggttggagaaggttgttgatgaggttctCATTTACGATGACCCGCCACCTTCTGAGGGGGGGGTATACAAAAAGGTGCCGTTTGAGCTTGTGGACGGCCGAGAAAGGGGGAAGACGAGGGTTGAAAACATGAGGTTGGATCACTCCCTGCTGGTGGAGACTTGCATGAACCAGGGGAGTGAGTATTTCGccttggtggaggatgatgttgtcgcTTCAGGGGATTGGCTTACCCGACTGAACAAAGGGTTGGGGTTtctggaggggaggaaaggggaggaagagtggTTGTATCTGAGGTTGTTTCACTCGGAACtgttgatggggtggaaTAGTGAGGAGTGGAGGACGTACCTCGGTTGGTCGTGCACAGTCTACGCCATTGTGCTCGTCTCGTTTTTGGTGCTACGGTCAAAAAGGTGGTTGTGttttgggaggttggggaggcagAACGCGGATGTGTTTCGGTATGCGACTGCGATGGTGTTTGGTCTTTGGCTGCCGGCGTTGATTGCGCTGTGGTTTCTTTCTGGGAGGGTTTCAACAAGTAGGATCAACCCTTTCGCTTGGACGTCGCacggggtgagggagatgatgaactATGGGTGTTGCGCGCAGGGGCTGGTGTTCCCTAGGAGGCAGCTCCCTGGGGTTTTTAAGCTGATGAGGTACCCGCCTTATCGGTTTCCGGGGGATATGATACTGGAGGGGTACGCGGGGGATCACGGGCTCAGAAAGTGGGCGTTGGATCCGAGTGTGCTTCAGCATGTGGGCTTTACCGAAAGCTCGGCCgggccgaggagggcggaggtgtGGAACTTTAGTTTTGAGAGGTTGACTCCAAAGACGacgggttgggggtgggggggttag
- a CDS encoding hypothetical protein (EggNog:ENOG503P8FJ; COG:S) yields the protein MSRPQDIMRFAVAAVALAGAAIAQDVAEEAHSTVYSTEYYTVTSCVPEVTDCPASATVVTSSVFPITTSTIYATSTYTVTDCAETVTDCPADATHVVTETIAVSTTVCPVTDVEPTPIATSSHHYSNTTAVEHPPYPTSGHEEPTKPAPIPTFVTVAPECPGTSIKTISTSITTVIPTVIYETVEVPCPTGGPGAPGVPGVPAPSGAVPSGGVPSGTTPPQPVFTAGASTVGGSIALAAFAGVLALLA from the exons ATGAGCAGACCACAAGACATT ATGCGTTTCGCcgttgctgccgttgccCTCGCTGGCGCTGCCATTGCCCAGgatgttgcggaggaggctCACTCCACCGTCTACTCTACTGAGTACTACACCGTCACCTCCTGCGTCCCTGAGGTGACCGACTGCCCTGCCAGCGCCACCGTTGTCACCAGCTCCgtcttccccatcaccacctctaCCATCTACGCCACCTCGACCTACACCGTCACCGACTGCGCTGAGACCGTGACCGACTGCCCCGCTGATGCCACCCACGTCGTCACCGAGACCATCgccgtctccaccaccgtctgcCCCGTCACCGACGTCGAGcccacccccatcgccaccaGCTCGCACCACTACTCTAACACCACCGCTGTCGAGCACCCTCCCTACCCCACCTCCGGCCACGAGGAGCCCACCAAGCCCgctcccatccccaccttCGTCACTGTTGCTCCTGAGTGCCCCGGCACCTCCATCAAGACCATCagcacctccatcaccacggTCATCCCCACCGTCATCTACGAGACCGTCGAGGTCCCCTGCCCCACTGGCGGCCCCGGTGCTCCCGGCGTCCCCGGCGTCCCTGCTCCCTCCGGCGCCGTTCCCTCCGGTGGCGTCCCCTCCGgcaccactcctccccagcctgtCTTCACCGCCGGTGCCTCCACCGTCGGTGGCAGCAttgccctcgccgcctttgccGGTGTCCTTGCTCTCCTTGCTTAA